A portion of the Candidatus Effluviviaceae Genus V sp. genome contains these proteins:
- a CDS encoding diguanylate cyclase, translating to ARFFMMCVAAGLTVGVVNYLLFRFFVCREMRRVVEGMRHINDAVATAEGGGDSCRDGCKLDVESADLIGEMAGSFNNMTDAIARRISVESTTRAMLAELSRTMDLDEVSGTILKGLSNVCGARAGVLYADTGSRMEYMRGFGVDLTDELPQVIDASQGLAARVLETGEPMHISPEDDGFSWFRGSTPLGSLRPKAIGLVPLMAEERPVGLVALACSKSRLDDEMQALREAIRTQSAPYLATAVMHRKVEDLAAIDELTRLLNRRFGMRRLDEEFSRSMRHGVPVSVLMLDIDDFKILNDTFGHDAGDTVLRSVARLLESTVRSGDIVCRYGGEELVVIAPGMGLNDAAALSERLRRRMEAMTVPWGEESLGVTLSIGAASWPVARTSTSKELISVADQAMYHAKRTGKNRVSLCDGERFIPVQDLTAGAAVNARTGDVPRVPSDGDASGGEPRETDHGA from the coding sequence CGCGCGTTTCTTCATGATGTGCGTCGCCGCGGGCTTGACCGTGGGCGTCGTCAACTACCTGCTCTTCCGGTTCTTCGTCTGCCGTGAGATGCGGCGCGTCGTGGAGGGAATGCGACACATCAACGACGCCGTGGCGACCGCCGAGGGCGGGGGCGACTCCTGCCGCGACGGGTGCAAGCTCGACGTCGAGAGCGCCGATCTCATCGGAGAGATGGCCGGTTCGTTCAACAATATGACCGATGCGATCGCACGCCGGATCTCGGTCGAGAGCACGACACGGGCGATGCTCGCCGAGCTCTCCCGGACGATGGACCTCGACGAGGTCTCGGGGACCATACTCAAGGGGCTCTCGAACGTGTGCGGAGCGCGGGCCGGCGTCCTCTACGCCGACACGGGCAGCCGGATGGAGTACATGCGGGGCTTCGGAGTCGACCTGACCGACGAGCTCCCGCAGGTGATCGATGCGTCGCAGGGGCTGGCGGCCCGCGTTCTCGAGACCGGAGAGCCGATGCACATCTCGCCCGAGGACGACGGGTTCTCCTGGTTCAGAGGGTCGACGCCGCTCGGGAGCCTCCGTCCGAAGGCGATCGGGCTCGTCCCTCTCATGGCGGAGGAGCGCCCCGTCGGTCTCGTCGCGCTGGCGTGCTCCAAGAGCCGCCTCGATGACGAGATGCAGGCCCTCCGGGAGGCCATCCGCACGCAGTCGGCTCCCTATCTCGCGACGGCCGTCATGCACCGCAAGGTCGAGGACCTGGCGGCGATCGACGAGCTGACGCGGCTGCTCAACCGCCGGTTCGGTATGCGGAGGCTGGACGAGGAGTTCTCCCGCTCCATGCGGCACGGTGTGCCTGTCAGCGTACTGATGCTCGATATCGATGACTTCAAGATCCTGAATGACACGTTCGGCCACGACGCGGGGGACACCGTCCTGCGTTCGGTGGCGCGCCTGCTCGAGAGCACCGTGCGCTCGGGTGACATCGTCTGTCGCTACGGCGGGGAGGAGCTGGTCGTCATCGCGCCGGGCATGGGTCTGAACGACGCCGCCGCGCTCTCGGAGAGACTCCGGCGCCGGATGGAAGCGATGACGGTACCGTGGGGAGAGGAATCGCTCGGCGTCACGCTCAGCATCGGGGCGGCCTCCTGGCCGGTCGCCAGGACGTCGACCTCCAAGGAGCTGATCTCCGTGGCGGATCAGGCGATGTACCACGCCAAGCGCACGGGCAAGAACCGGGTCTCGCTCTGCGACGGCGAACGCTTCATCCCTGTGCAGGATCTGACGGCGGGTGCCGCGGTCAACGCACGGACGGGAGACGTCCCGCGGGTTCCGTCCGACGGTGACGCGTCGGGCGGCGAGCCCC